A segment of the Niveibacterium umoris genome:
TCATGAACTCGATTTCATCGTAGTCGTAGAAGACCACGCGGCCGTAACGAGTCACGCCGAAGTTCTTCCACAGCATGTCGCCCGGGAAAATGTTCGCCTGCGACATCTCGCGGATCGCGCTGCCGTATTCCTGCACGACATGATCCGTCTGTGCCTCGTCGGCCTTTTCCAGGAAGAGGTTCAGCGGGGTGAGCCGGCGCTCGATGTAGAGGTGTTTGATGACGATCGTGTCGCCTTCCTCTTCGATGCTCTCACCGCACAGTTCGCGGAGTTCGGTAATCAGATCCGGGTGAAAGCGGTGGCGCGGCAAGGCCGCGTCAGAGAATTCGAGTGTGTCCGCCATGCGTCCGACCCGGTCGACCTGCTTGACCATCTGGTACTTGCGCTTGACCGTCGCCCGATCCATTTCCTTCTGGATTGCCTTCTGATCCTTGATGATCTTGAAGACGTAGGGGTACGAGGGCAGCGTGAACACCGCCATCACCATGCCGCGGATGCCGGGCGCGATGATGAACTGATCCTGCGAGTGCAACAGGTGACTGACCAAGTCGCGGAAGAACATGGTCTTCCCCTGCTTGCCCAGTCCCAGCATGGTGTAAATCTCGCTGCGCGGCTTGTTCGGCATGATCGAGCGCAGGAACTGCACATAGCCTGACGGCACTTCCATGTCGACCAGGAAGTAGGCACGCGATAGCGAGAACAGCAGCGAGATTCGCCAGGGTTCGAGCAGGATCGTGTCGAGATAGAGCTTCCCTTCTGGGGTGTGCAGCACGGCGATCGCGAAGGGGTATTCGGCATAGCCGTTGATCGCCTTGCCGATGATGTAGGCCGCCTTGTTCCGGTAGAAGGGCGAATACAGCACCTGGATCTGGCAATTGACTTCGCGCGCGGGCCATTCACCCAAGTGAGCCTCGACCGCGCGCAGGATGTAATCGACGTCGCGGTCGAGATCCTCGAACGGGATCTGCCAGCCGAAGTCCTCGATCACTCGTTTGACGTTCGCCCGCATGCCGCCCTCGTTCGGGTAGTAGCTCGAATAGGTCGGCGGGTAGGACTGGATGTACTCGGTCGAGATCGCCGGGCGGGCGAAGATGTAGTCGTTGTGGAAGTAGGTGCGGTGCAGGATCTTGCAGCACACCGAGTTGAAGAAGCTCTCCGCCAGCTCCGGCTGCTTGTGGTTGATCAGGAAGCCGATGTAGAGCAGCTTCACCTGTTGCCAGGTCTGGTTGTCGAGCTTGTCGGCGTTGAACTCGGCGTGCAGGCGCATCACCGTTTCGGTGACGCGTTCGTCGTAGAACTGCACCCGTTCGCGCACCGCCCGCAATTCGCCCTGCCAGTCGGCGGCTTCAAAGCGCTGTTTTGCGCTGCGAGAAGTCTCGCTGAAGATCCGGTAGTGACGGTTGAAGCCGTCGATAAGCGCCTGCGCGATGGCCTGCGCGGTGTTTCCCCCTGTTGCCAGCACGTCCACGCCGTCCCCCTCGGTGATGTCCGTTGTGCGGTTGCACATCGGCGATTCTAGCGCCGGCTCGATCGCCGGGCGATGGCGGTGGACTAGGCGTTTTCCTCAGGTGCCGCGATCAGTTGTGCGCGATCACCTGATTGCGGCCGAGGTTCTTGGCCTCATACACGGCTGCGTCGGCGCGCTTGAAAAGCGACTCGAACGACTCGCCCGGTTTGAGTGCCGCGACACCAATGCTGCAGGTCACCGGAATTCCGTCAGGGGCCAGCGATTCGACATGGCGCCGCAAACGTTCGGCGCCGAGCGAGGCCTGTGGCAGCGCAATGCCTGGCAGCACCAGCAGCAGTTCCTCTCCGCCGTAGCGGACGGCGATGTCCTGCGGGCGCGAGGTGCCGCGCAAGGCAGCCGCCACCGCGACGAGCACCTGGTCGCCACCCGCATGGCCGTATGTATCGTTGATTTGCTTGAAGTGATCGAGATCGATCACGACCAGCGAGAAGCTGCCGCCGGATTTGTGCGCTTCGGCGACGAGTTCCGGCATCAGTTCTTCGAGCCGGTGGCGGTTGAACAGGCCGGTCAGACGATCGCGCTGGGCCATGTCCTTGACCATCTGGTGCTGCGTTTCGAGCCTGTCGAACAATTCGGCCAGCGTGATCAGGTTGCGCAACCGCACTTCGAGTTCTTCCGGAACCACCGGTTTTTGCACGTAATCATTGGCGCCGGCGCGCAAGATCTCCACCCGTCGGGCGGTATTGTCGCTGGCCGACAGGGCAAGAATCGGCGTGCGGCCGGGCCGGCCTTCCAGCGCCCTCACGAAGCGGATCACATCGAGACCGGTCTTGATTCCGGCCAGCATGAAATCGGTGACGATGAGGGTGAATTGGCGTCGCGCGAGCGCTTCGATCGCCAGTTCGCCGGACTTGATCACCTCGACCGCCAGGCCGATGGTCTGCATGATCCGGGTGCAGAACTGGGCCGTCGACTCGGTGTCTTCGATCAGCAGCACTTTGCCGCTGAGCTTTCGGGTGACTTTGCTCAGCCAGGCATCGATGTAGGCCTCGAACTCCGCCTGACTGGACTTGTGGAAGCATTCCGAGAATCCGGCCGCGAGCGCAGCATCAACATGCGCCTTGTCGCGGTTGGATGTAATCGCGACGAACGGCAGCACATTGCCGCGTTGGTTGGCGCGATTGCACATCAGCAGATCCGAGGCCTGCATGTCGCCCAGCTCGAGCGCCACACACGCCAGATCGATGTTCTCGCTCTCCAGCGCAATCAAGGCCTGGCAGCCGTTCTCCGCCTGCACGACATCGACGTTTCGTGCGGCGAATACCGACGAAAACACGTTGCGCATGAAACGGGATGGGTCGGCGACGAGGGCTTTCACGCGCGCTCCGCGGTATTCACCGGCCGCAGGGTGCGGCCGGTTCGCCCATGGTTAACGGCTGGCGGGCCAGAAAGCTTGAAGGCCCGCCGGCAGGCGATTCAGCGCATGGGCTGGAAGGCCGGATCCCCCATCTGCCACAGGAAGAACGACCACACGTCGGCGGTTTCGTCCAGCGCTTGCCCGATGTTCGAACCAATCCCGTGGCCCGCGTCGTAGTCCACCCGCAAGATCACCGGCTTGCCGTTCGGATTGGCCTTTTGCAGGCGGGCGGCGAATTTGCCGGGCAGCCAGGCTTCGACACGCGGGTCATTCGCGCCGGTGGTCACGATCACCGCCGGGTACGCAACGCCATCCTTCACCCGGTGGTAGGGGCTGATCGCGTACATCGACTTGAAGTGCTCGGGATTCTTGACGGTGCCGAACTCTTCGATGTTGGGCGGGCCGTTCGGCGTGTTTTCCATGCGCAGCATGTCGGAGATGCCGACTGCGCTTTGCGCGGCAGCAAGCAATTCGGGGCGTTGGGTGATCGTGCCGCCGATCGTGATGCCGCCAGCGCTGCCACCGATTCCGGCGAGCTTGCTCGACGACGTGTAGCCATTGGCGATCAGCCACTCGGCACAGGCAATGAAGTCCGAAACAGTGTTCTGCTTGGTCTTGATGTAGCCGCCCTGATGCCAATCTTCACCGAGTTCACCGCCGCCGCGCACATGGCAGACCGCCTGCACGCCGCCGCGTTCGAGCCAGGCCAGCCGCACGGCCGAGAAGCGTGGCTCCATCGAGATGCCGTAAGCGCCGTAGCCGGAGAGGATCGTCGGGTGCTTGCCGTCGAGGGCAGGGTTCTTCTGCGAGAGAATCGACAGCGGCACCAGGACGCCGTCGTGGCTCTTGATCATCACCCGACGTGCCTCTACCCCAGAGGTGTCCACCTTGAGCGGTTTTTGAAGTGTGGTGACCTCGACTTTGCCGCCCGCCAGTCGCAGCACTTGCGCGGGGCGGGTCCAGCCTTCGAGTCGGAGCAGGATCGAGCGGTCGCTTGCTGCGCTGATCTCCCGCACCGTGCCTTCGAAGGGCAATCCGAGTTCGGCTGTCTGGCCGGTCTTGCCGACCTGGATGAGCTTGCTGACACCGCCGTCGAGCGCCTTCACGACCACACCGTCCGCGGTTGCGATCAGTTCCTGGAGTACCGCGTCCCCCGCCTTGAGTGCCAGAACGCGATCGCCGGTGGCCACCGAGATCTTCAGCAGCTCACGCCGGGATGCGTTCTTCTGCGTGATGGCATAGAGCGCGTCACCCACCAGGACAGCATGCGTGACCTTGTCTTCCGGCGTGATCAGGCGGCGCCACGGCGTTTCGCCGTTCGTAGCCTTGGCAAGCGGCGCGACCCAGAACGAGCGGTTGACGGAGTCGCCATGCAGGACTTCGGCCATCAGCCATTTCGAGCCGGGCGCGGTACTGACATAGGGCAGGTCCGCGAGTTCGAATGTGCGCGAGGGTGTGGCACCCCAGCCAAATACCGCGACATCCTTGTCCGCGCTGTCGCCAAGCTTGTGCAGGAACACCGCGCTCTTGTTGTAACGCTCGTCGGCCGGATGGCGGTTGTAGTAGAAGTGCTTGCCGTCCGGCAGCCACGCGATTCCGGACTCGTTCATGCTGCGGCCGTCCGGTTCATTGAGGCCGGCGCGGTCGATGACATCGGGCAAGAACTTGCCGGAAGCGACGTTCATGATCCGCATCACGCTGTTTTCAGAGCCACCTACCGAGATGCCGATCGCGATCAGCTTGCCGTCGCGTGAGGGGGAATACCAGTCGATCGCGTGGTGGCCGCCTTCGCCCGGCATCGCGTCGGGATCGAGCAGCAGGCGTTCGGCCCCGTTCGCGCCGTGACGCACCCAAAGCTTGCGCGCGTTTTCGCCCGGCGCGCGTTTCAGGAAGAAGACCTGGCTGCCGGCCTGTTCATAGCCGCCGGTCACCTCGCCGACATCCGCCAGTTCGCCCAGCCGCTTGCGCAGCGCGTCGCGCCCTGGAATCTGCTTGAGTATCCCGCCGGCATAGTCGGCTTGCGCCTTGAGCCAGGTCTGGAATTCCGGAGACTTCATGTCTTCCATCCAGCGATACGGGTCTACCACGCTGACGCCATGGTAGACATCGGTTACCGGGATCTCGGGGGTGGCGGGTGCAGCGGCCATGGCCAGAGCGGGCAGGGCCAGCAGGGCGCAGCCCAGGGCATTGAGTCGCATCTTCTCTCCTTGTGGGAAGCAGGGCGGGTTGGCGCGAGGAACGGTGCTGCCGGCCGCGCGCCCTGAAAAGCGCGATGCTAGCGCCTTGCGGCGACGCTGTGATGTCGTTTTGTGTCAGGCCCCGATGAGGGGCGGCCGTCAGCGTTCAACGCCCAGCAGTTCGTCGATGTGCGCCAATGCGCCGTCGTCCTTGACCACCTGACGCAGCCAGTCGTGCAGAGGCATGTTGGCCCAGGTGGCGGCCTTTTCGGCCAGGTAGGCGACGGGGCTGTGCGGCTCGGTGCGACGGAAGTAGGCGGCGACCTGACCCAGCATCGCCACGGCTTCTTCCCGGCTCATGCCCCGGTTTGCGCGTTGCCCGGCGTGCTCGGTGCCTGCGCGAGCGCTCTGTGCAGGCGCGTCGTCGTTGGCGGGGTGCTGCGCGGATGCCGCGGCCGACAAGCCACCGCGCTCCGCGATCAGTCGATTGATCAGGTGATGGATGCGTTCGTGCTGGTCACGCAGCAGGCGCAGCGACGGCGCGCTGTCGCCGAGTACCCCGGCGGAGATCAGATCCAGCGTGCGAATGGCGTCCGCCAGCGCATTGAGCGCTTGGCCGGTGGCTTCGAGCCGCGTGAGCGGCGTGGTCCGCGTTGCCGCGTCCCAGGCGGTGGCCAGATCGGCATGTTCCTGCGCGTGTTCATCGTCGCTGCGGTTACCCCCGCTGCGCGCGCGTTCGTAGTCGTCCCAGCACAGGCTGCGGGTTTCGGTTTGCAGCAGCGGCGCGGCCTTGAGCACGTCGAGTGCGCGCTGCAGGAGCCAGGCCAGCGCGCCGGCGCGTTCTTCGGAGTCAGAATCTTCCGGCAGTGGATGCAGGGTGTCCGGGAAGGCCTGCAGCAAGCCTGCGACCAGCCGGAATCCCGCCTCCAACCCGGCCACACCGTTCAGGCGCCCGCTTGCCTCAGCGTAACGGGCGGCGACCCGCAGGTCTTTGGTCCGCGCGTTCAGCAGTGCGGTGGCGATGTCGATGACCTTGCGCCAGTCGGCAACTTTCAGCGTCGTGACCCAGTCGCCCTGATCGAGCGAAGCATCGTCCTCGCGGCGGGCTTCGTCGAGCGCGTCGAACTCGGGCGAGAACGAGAGGTCTTCGCCGGTCGGGTTGCTGCCGGGCAAGGGGGCGAGCAGGGCGGCCAGCAAGTCGGCGGGGGCGTGCGGTGCATTCATCGGGATCTCCGGGCAAGTCCGGAAATTCTAATGTCATGCGATCGTCAGCCCCCGTGATGCCATTCGCATCACGCTTCCGATCACGCCACCTGCAGTCGCCGCCCTGCAAGCCGCTCGCGCAGGCTCTCGAAGCCGAGGTAGATCACTGGCGTGATGAACAGCGTGATCAACTGCGAAAAGATCAGCCCGCCGACGACCGATACACCAAGCGGTTGCCGCAGTTCGGCGCCGGCGCCCAGCCCCAGCGCCAGGGGCAGTGCGCCAGCCAGCGCGGCAAGCGTGGTCATCGTGATCGGGCGGAAGCGCAGCGCGCAGGCCTGGCGGATCGCCTCTTGTGGCGTGGCGCCGGCACGCTGCGCTTCGACCGCGAAGTCGATCATCATGATCGCGTTCTTCTTCACGATGCCGATCAGCAGCACGATGCCGATGCTGGCGATGATCGTCAGCTCCATGCCGAAAAGCCGCAGCGTCAGCAGGGCGCCGACCGCCGCCGAGGGCAGGCCGGCGAGGATCGTGATCGGGTGGATGTAGCTCTCGTACAGCACACCCAGCAGCACGTAGATCACCAGCAGCGCCGCAATGATCAGCACCACCTGGGCGCCTTGCGACTGCTGGAAAGCCGCCGCGTCGCCGGCGAACGCGGTGAGGATGCCGGAGGGCAGGCCGATCGTCTTCTCGGCTTCATGCAGGCGCTTGGTGGCCTCGCCCAGCGCTGCGCCGGGTGCCAGGTTGAACGACACGGTAACTGCCTGCAGCTGGCCCTGGTGATTGACGGCGGTCGGGCCGGCAACGCGTTGCACGCTTGCGACGTTGGCCAGCGGCACCAGCGCGCCACTGGCATTGCGGACCTGGATGCGGCCCAGTGCGCGTTCGTCCTGGCGGAAGGCGTCCGCGAGTTCCAGGATCACTTCGTAGCTGCCGCTGGAGGTGTAGATCGTCGAAACCTGGCGGTCGCCGAAGGCGCTGTAGAGCGCGGTGCGGACGTCGGCGAGCGCAACGCCGTACAGGCTGGCACGTTCGCGGTCGATATCCACGCGGGCATTCAGGCCCTTTAGCTGCGAATCGGTCGTGACGTCGCGGAACAGCGGGTCGGCCGCCAATGCCTGCTTGAGCTTGTCGGCCCATGCGGTGAGTTCGCCGCCATTCACGCTCTGCAGCACGTACTGGAACTGGCTGCGGCTCTGCCGACCGCCCAGACGCAGGTTTTGCGTCGGCG
Coding sequences within it:
- the aceK gene encoding bifunctional isocitrate dehydrogenase kinase/phosphatase: MCNRTTDITEGDGVDVLATGGNTAQAIAQALIDGFNRHYRIFSETSRSAKQRFEAADWQGELRAVRERVQFYDERVTETVMRLHAEFNADKLDNQTWQQVKLLYIGFLINHKQPELAESFFNSVCCKILHRTYFHNDYIFARPAISTEYIQSYPPTYSSYYPNEGGMRANVKRVIEDFGWQIPFEDLDRDVDYILRAVEAHLGEWPAREVNCQIQVLYSPFYRNKAAYIIGKAINGYAEYPFAIAVLHTPEGKLYLDTILLEPWRISLLFSLSRAYFLVDMEVPSGYVQFLRSIMPNKPRSEIYTMLGLGKQGKTMFFRDLVSHLLHSQDQFIIAPGIRGMVMAVFTLPSYPYVFKIIKDQKAIQKEMDRATVKRKYQMVKQVDRVGRMADTLEFSDAALPRHRFHPDLITELRELCGESIEEEGDTIVIKHLYIERRLTPLNLFLEKADEAQTDHVVQEYGSAIREMSQANIFPGDMLWKNFGVTRYGRVVFYDYDEIEFMTDCNFRRIPPAPNEDVEMSGEVWYSVARNDVFPEEFGTFLLGLPKVRQAFMKHHADLLDASFWQETQRKIREGYVEDFFPYPQRLRFEQLYAAQTSKTPAGEAELLAEAED
- a CDS encoding diguanylate cyclase, translating into MKALVADPSRFMRNVFSSVFAARNVDVVQAENGCQALIALESENIDLACVALELGDMQASDLLMCNRANQRGNVLPFVAITSNRDKAHVDAALAAGFSECFHKSSQAEFEAYIDAWLSKVTRKLSGKVLLIEDTESTAQFCTRIMQTIGLAVEVIKSGELAIEALARRQFTLIVTDFMLAGIKTGLDVIRFVRALEGRPGRTPILALSASDNTARRVEILRAGANDYVQKPVVPEELEVRLRNLITLAELFDRLETQHQMVKDMAQRDRLTGLFNRHRLEELMPELVAEAHKSGGSFSLVVIDLDHFKQINDTYGHAGGDQVLVAVAAALRGTSRPQDIAVRYGGEELLLVLPGIALPQASLGAERLRRHVESLAPDGIPVTCSIGVAALKPGESFESLFKRADAAVYEAKNLGRNQVIAHN
- a CDS encoding prolyl oligopeptidase family serine peptidase, which gives rise to MRLNALGCALLALPALAMAAAPATPEIPVTDVYHGVSVVDPYRWMEDMKSPEFQTWLKAQADYAGGILKQIPGRDALRKRLGELADVGEVTGGYEQAGSQVFFLKRAPGENARKLWVRHGANGAERLLLDPDAMPGEGGHHAIDWYSPSRDGKLIAIGISVGGSENSVMRIMNVASGKFLPDVIDRAGLNEPDGRSMNESGIAWLPDGKHFYYNRHPADERYNKSAVFLHKLGDSADKDVAVFGWGATPSRTFELADLPYVSTAPGSKWLMAEVLHGDSVNRSFWVAPLAKATNGETPWRRLITPEDKVTHAVLVGDALYAITQKNASRRELLKISVATGDRVLALKAGDAVLQELIATADGVVVKALDGGVSKLIQVGKTGQTAELGLPFEGTVREISAASDRSILLRLEGWTRPAQVLRLAGGKVEVTTLQKPLKVDTSGVEARRVMIKSHDGVLVPLSILSQKNPALDGKHPTILSGYGAYGISMEPRFSAVRLAWLERGGVQAVCHVRGGGELGEDWHQGGYIKTKQNTVSDFIACAEWLIANGYTSSSKLAGIGGSAGGITIGGTITQRPELLAAAQSAVGISDMLRMENTPNGPPNIEEFGTVKNPEHFKSMYAISPYHRVKDGVAYPAVIVTTGANDPRVEAWLPGKFAARLQKANPNGKPVILRVDYDAGHGIGSNIGQALDETADVWSFFLWQMGDPAFQPMR
- the tssA gene encoding type VI secretion system protein TssA produces the protein MNAPHAPADLLAALLAPLPGSNPTGEDLSFSPEFDALDEARREDDASLDQGDWVTTLKVADWRKVIDIATALLNARTKDLRVAARYAEASGRLNGVAGLEAGFRLVAGLLQAFPDTLHPLPEDSDSEERAGALAWLLQRALDVLKAAPLLQTETRSLCWDDYERARSGGNRSDDEHAQEHADLATAWDAATRTTPLTRLEATGQALNALADAIRTLDLISAGVLGDSAPSLRLLRDQHERIHHLINRLIAERGGLSAAASAQHPANDDAPAQSARAGTEHAGQRANRGMSREEAVAMLGQVAAYFRRTEPHSPVAYLAEKAATWANMPLHDWLRQVVKDDGALAHIDELLGVER